A single window of Pontiella agarivorans DNA harbors:
- a CDS encoding ATP-binding protein, producing the protein MRDETTSSETSHPVRPNQVQPVSESPVADLQQEPSAALFDALYRAVQDAVLITGTSGKLVYMNPSAEVLTGYDRKQHSELHFQTLFPERSAAERSQTMLIRCDGHPCPVQLRQSSLNLQAQTLTLFSIRPVTDITETPLHEAHSVQLLLKHLMDHLPDNIYFKDIQSRFIMVNRAFCSHIGIEAAQVVGKTDADLFTKTHADQARNDEEQIISTGLPLVDIEEKETWADGHCTWVSTTKMPLKSPDGTVVGTFGISRDITAKKTMEQERAARKKAEKTTEAKTIFLANMSHEMRTPLSAIVGVGDLLVDTLLDAEQKDYVGTIESSSEALLDIVNSVLDLSKIEAGKLNLEAVPFNVRELIRKTMDVIKQPACSLKNTLYSEINESMPDLVRGDPVRLRQVLLNLLSNANKFTSGGSITLRVSAEQPDLQHVRLFFEVTDTGIGMEPEQIPRLFQPYEQADRSTTRNYGGTGLGLAICNKLVEQMGGQLSITSQKGIGTQIQFAILLECCANDTVIEKNAAEDQNRQHVLSRILLVEDNRVNREVIRRILKKLGYDADLAANGEEAVQAAQNQAYDLILMDVQMPVMDGLEATRIIKREHEKKNSCKPLIVGLSAHALKEHHEQAAEAGMDDYLTKPVRIRDLKQLFSRI; encoded by the coding sequence ATGCGAGATGAAACCACATCATCAGAAACGTCACACCCGGTTCGACCGAATCAGGTTCAGCCCGTTTCTGAATCCCCGGTTGCGGATCTTCAACAGGAACCTTCCGCCGCTTTATTTGATGCCCTCTATCGGGCAGTTCAGGATGCGGTTCTTATCACCGGCACTTCCGGAAAGCTGGTTTATATGAATCCATCGGCCGAGGTTCTTACCGGTTATGACAGGAAGCAACATTCGGAACTTCATTTCCAAACGCTCTTTCCAGAACGATCTGCTGCAGAGCGTTCACAGACAATGCTCATCCGCTGTGATGGACATCCATGCCCTGTTCAGCTCAGACAGTCCTCTCTCAACCTGCAGGCCCAAACACTTACTCTGTTCTCTATCCGGCCGGTAACGGATATAACGGAAACCCCGCTTCACGAAGCCCATTCGGTACAGCTGCTGCTGAAACACCTGATGGATCACCTGCCGGACAACATTTATTTCAAGGATATCCAGTCTCGTTTTATCATGGTCAACCGGGCGTTCTGCAGCCATATCGGCATCGAAGCCGCGCAGGTTGTGGGCAAAACCGATGCCGATCTTTTCACCAAAACGCATGCCGACCAGGCTCGAAATGATGAAGAACAGATTATCAGCACCGGACTTCCTCTGGTTGATATAGAAGAAAAGGAAACCTGGGCGGATGGTCACTGTACCTGGGTATCCACCACAAAAATGCCCTTGAAAAGTCCCGACGGAACCGTGGTCGGAACCTTCGGTATTTCCCGCGATATCACCGCAAAGAAAACCATGGAGCAGGAACGCGCAGCCCGCAAAAAGGCTGAGAAAACCACGGAGGCTAAAACGATTTTCCTGGCCAACATGAGCCACGAAATGCGCACGCCTCTCAGCGCCATTGTCGGCGTTGGCGACCTGCTGGTGGATACGCTCCTTGATGCCGAACAGAAAGATTATGTGGGAACCATCGAATCCAGCTCCGAAGCCCTGCTGGATATTGTTAACAGCGTGCTGGATCTTTCAAAAATTGAAGCCGGAAAACTGAACCTCGAAGCTGTTCCGTTTAATGTACGGGAACTGATCCGTAAAACAATGGATGTCATCAAACAACCGGCATGTTCCCTGAAAAACACACTTTATTCAGAGATCAACGAGAGTATGCCCGATCTGGTACGCGGAGATCCGGTTCGCCTGCGACAGGTTTTGCTGAACCTCCTGAGCAATGCCAACAAATTTACCAGCGGCGGATCGATCACCCTGCGGGTGTCGGCCGAACAGCCTGACCTCCAGCATGTCCGGCTCTTTTTTGAAGTAACGGATACCGGTATCGGCATGGAACCGGAGCAGATTCCGCGGCTGTTCCAGCCCTATGAGCAGGCCGACCGATCCACTACACGAAATTACGGCGGTACAGGGCTCGGGCTGGCCATCTGCAATAAACTTGTAGAACAAATGGGCGGGCAGCTCAGCATTACGAGTCAGAAAGGCATCGGAACACAGATTCAATTCGCCATTCTGCTCGAATGCTGCGCAAACGATACAGTGATTGAAAAAAATGCAGCCGAAGACCAGAACCGTCAACATGTCCTGAGCCGTATTCTGCTGGTGGAAGACAACCGCGTAAACCGGGAGGTTATCCGTCGCATTCTAAAAAAACTCGGCTATGACGCCGATCTGGCTGCAAACGGAGAAGAAGCCGTTCAGGCTGCGCAAAACCAGGCTTATGATTTAATTCTGATGGATGTCCAGATGCCGGTAATGGACGGGCTGGAAGCTACACGGATCATTAAACGGGAACATGAGAAAAAAAATTCCTGTAAGCCCCTGATTGTCGGGTTGTCTGCACATGCTTTGAAGGAACACCATGAACAGGCCGCGGAAGCCGGAATGGATGACTACCTGACCAAACCGGTCCGAATCAGAGACCTGAAACAGCTTTTCAGTAGAATCTGA
- a CDS encoding dihydrolipoyl dehydrogenase, with the protein MESFDIIIIGSGGGTKIARPAADLGFKVAMIEKEAMGGTCLNRGCIPSKMVIHPADQIHHIKHSPKINIDADLNPQIRFKEMIERVTGTVDNISEGLAPPYEAHPDIELIFGEATFSGNHSISVNGRELSAERIFIAVGTRPQIPNIPGLEGTPYMTNREALRNTELPPRMIVIGAGYIGCELGHAYSSAGTDVHFIVRSELIRREDREIKAEFKKVFSENNTLHEGYDVEQVEYDGSVFSVQIRNKDGAFQTLEAEALLVATGIVPNTDFLGLENTDIQLDDHGFIPVDGQLQSSVPGVYAMGDCNGNYFFRHTVNWEGEFLMRVLFEDPSDETIDYGAVPHAVFTYPQVAGVGKTEDELIADGADYVRGFCRYENTAMGMARQADHGFVKILIGRKDKTILGAHIIGDEASNMLHMIVALMYKNGTLDDLLNMIYIHPALPEAVRDAARDARDQLKIA; encoded by the coding sequence ATGGAATCCTTTGACATCATTATTATCGGATCGGGCGGCGGCACCAAGATTGCGCGCCCGGCGGCGGATCTCGGCTTTAAAGTGGCCATGATTGAAAAAGAGGCGATGGGCGGCACCTGCCTGAACCGCGGTTGTATTCCCTCCAAAATGGTGATTCATCCGGCGGATCAGATTCACCACATTAAACATTCCCCGAAAATCAATATCGATGCTGATCTCAATCCGCAGATTCGCTTCAAAGAGATGATCGAACGGGTAACCGGAACCGTTGATAATATATCTGAGGGTCTGGCCCCGCCCTATGAGGCACATCCCGACATTGAGCTCATTTTCGGGGAAGCCACGTTCAGCGGCAACCATTCGATTTCCGTCAACGGGCGCGAGCTTTCCGCTGAGCGCATTTTTATTGCCGTTGGTACCCGCCCGCAGATTCCGAACATCCCGGGATTGGAAGGCACGCCCTACATGACCAACCGCGAAGCCCTGCGCAATACGGAACTCCCGCCGCGTATGATTGTAATCGGTGCGGGCTACATCGGCTGCGAGCTCGGCCATGCCTACAGCTCCGCCGGAACGGACGTCCACTTTATCGTCCGCAGTGAGCTGATCCGCCGCGAAGACCGGGAAATTAAGGCGGAATTTAAAAAGGTATTTTCCGAAAACAACACCCTCCACGAAGGTTATGATGTTGAACAGGTGGAATACGACGGCTCGGTTTTTTCCGTGCAGATTCGTAATAAAGACGGAGCCTTCCAAACCCTGGAAGCTGAAGCGCTGTTGGTGGCCACCGGCATTGTCCCCAATACCGATTTCCTGGGATTGGAAAATACGGATATCCAATTAGACGACCACGGATTTATTCCCGTCGATGGTCAGCTCCAATCATCCGTGCCCGGCGTCTACGCCATGGGCGACTGCAACGGAAACTATTTTTTCCGGCATACGGTCAACTGGGAGGGCGAATTCCTCATGCGCGTCCTGTTTGAAGATCCGTCCGATGAAACCATCGACTACGGTGCCGTGCCTCACGCCGTTTTCACCTACCCGCAGGTTGCGGGCGTGGGTAAAACCGAAGATGAACTGATTGCAGACGGCGCAGACTATGTCCGCGGGTTCTGCCGCTATGAAAACACAGCCATGGGCATGGCGCGGCAGGCCGACCACGGGTTTGTTAAAATTCTCATCGGACGGAAGGACAAAACGATTCTTGGTGCCCACATTATCGGCGACGAAGCCTCGAACATGCTGCACATGATTGTTGCGCTGATGTATAAAAACGGAACGCTCGATGATCTGCTCAACATGATCTACATCCACCCGGCCCTGCCCGAAGCCGTCCGCGACGCCGCCCGCGACGCGCGGGATCAGTTAAAAATTGCCTGA
- a CDS encoding alpha/beta hydrolase, giving the protein MKKCSLLLVVCCMSAVLVSRATEINDLSYDQYLSEYEYPFEVNAFAFESQGKSLNMTYMVLEAGETRPWVTLLHGKNFNGAYWEETAKFLQEKGFNVLMPDQIGFGKSSKPTEYQYSFAALAANTKALMESLHIQQSMVVGHSMGGMLASRFALQYPEQTEKLILVNPIGLENYLEFVQYKDVNFFYENELKKTAEGVRSYQQKNYYDGDWNARYEALTYPLIGWAQGPDREIMARVNALTYDLIFTQPVVTEFADLQVPTVLILGTRDRTGPGRGWKRPGVTHELGRYDLLGERMKKRIPEMTLYELSDLGHLPQIEDFERFRTVFDQAIFN; this is encoded by the coding sequence ATGAAAAAATGTTCACTGCTGCTGGTGGTTTGCTGCATGTCCGCCGTTCTGGTCAGCCGGGCGACGGAAATCAACGATCTATCGTACGATCAGTATCTTTCCGAATACGAGTATCCGTTTGAGGTGAACGCCTTTGCGTTTGAATCGCAGGGAAAATCGCTGAACATGACCTATATGGTTCTGGAAGCCGGTGAGACACGCCCGTGGGTGACGTTGCTGCACGGCAAAAACTTTAACGGGGCCTATTGGGAAGAAACCGCAAAATTTCTGCAGGAAAAGGGCTTCAATGTTTTGATGCCCGATCAGATCGGTTTCGGTAAATCGTCGAAGCCGACGGAGTATCAGTATTCGTTTGCGGCGCTGGCGGCGAATACGAAGGCGCTGATGGAATCGCTGCATATTCAGCAGTCGATGGTGGTCGGACATTCCATGGGCGGTATGCTGGCGTCGCGCTTTGCCCTGCAGTATCCGGAACAGACCGAAAAACTGATTCTGGTGAATCCCATCGGACTGGAAAACTATCTGGAGTTTGTTCAGTACAAAGATGTGAACTTTTTCTATGAAAACGAGCTGAAAAAAACGGCGGAAGGCGTCCGTTCGTATCAGCAGAAAAATTATTATGACGGCGACTGGAATGCGCGCTATGAAGCGCTGACCTATCCGCTGATCGGCTGGGCGCAGGGACCCGACCGCGAAATTATGGCACGGGTGAATGCGCTGACGTATGACCTTATTTTCACACAGCCCGTTGTTACTGAATTTGCCGATCTGCAGGTGCCGACGGTTTTAATTCTGGGCACGCGCGATCGCACGGGGCCGGGGCGGGGATGGAAACGTCCGGGCGTAACCCACGAACTTGGACGCTATGATCTGCTCGGTGAACGTATGAAAAAACGTATTCCGGAAATGACGCTTTATGAACTCTCCGATCTCGGCCACCTGCCGCAGATCGAGGATTTCGAGCGGTTCCGTACCGTTTTTGATCAGGCAATTTTTAACTGA
- a CDS encoding YhdH/YhfP family quinone oxidoreductase, translating to MDFKAFQVRQVEKKVFERSVVTRCADELPAGDLLVKVHYSSLNYKDALSATGNPGVTRHFPHTPGIDAAGEVVSSDTARFQPGDKVIVTSYDLGMGTDGGFGQLIRVPADWAVPLPDGLSLKESMMLGTAGLTAAMSVQELMESGVRPEQGPVLVTGATGGVGSLAVAMLARAGFEVTAATGKSSETDYLKGLGAQKVIARSDVLEGSDRPMMKPVWAGAVDCVGGEMLAAAIKAAKYGGAVTCCGLVGSADLPMNVFPFILRGVRLIGIDSAEYPMEQRSRVWKKLSKDWKPAALSEMVEEIALEQLDEKITGMLDARLKRRVLVNLQSGSL from the coding sequence ATGGATTTCAAAGCGTTTCAGGTGCGGCAGGTTGAAAAGAAGGTGTTTGAGCGGTCGGTGGTGACCCGCTGTGCTGATGAACTTCCGGCGGGGGATCTGTTGGTGAAGGTGCATTATTCTTCGTTGAATTATAAGGATGCGCTTTCGGCCACCGGCAATCCCGGGGTGACCCGCCATTTTCCGCATACGCCCGGAATTGATGCCGCCGGCGAAGTGGTTTCAAGTGACACCGCCCGTTTTCAGCCGGGCGATAAAGTGATCGTCACCAGTTATGATCTGGGTATGGGGACCGATGGCGGGTTCGGGCAGCTGATCCGGGTACCTGCGGACTGGGCTGTGCCGCTGCCGGACGGTCTGAGTCTGAAAGAGAGCATGATGTTGGGTACGGCGGGTCTCACTGCGGCCATGTCGGTTCAGGAACTGATGGAAAGCGGAGTGCGGCCGGAACAGGGCCCTGTGCTGGTGACGGGGGCGACGGGCGGCGTCGGCAGCTTGGCGGTCGCCATGCTGGCCAGGGCGGGATTTGAAGTGACGGCGGCGACCGGAAAATCATCCGAAACCGATTATCTGAAAGGACTCGGGGCCCAGAAGGTGATTGCTCGTTCCGATGTGCTGGAGGGAAGTGACCGGCCGATGATGAAACCGGTCTGGGCCGGGGCGGTGGATTGTGTGGGCGGCGAAATGCTGGCTGCGGCGATCAAAGCCGCGAAATACGGCGGAGCGGTTACCTGCTGCGGACTGGTCGGATCGGCGGATCTGCCGATGAATGTTTTTCCTTTCATCCTGCGCGGTGTGCGGCTGATCGGTATTGATTCCGCAGAATACCCGATGGAACAACGTTCCAGGGTCTGGAAAAAGCTTTCCAAGGATTGGAAACCCGCTGCCCTGTCTGAGATGGTCGAAGAGATTGCGTTGGAGCAGCTCGATGAAAAAATTACCGGCATGCTTGATGCGCGCCTGAAACGTCGCGTGCTGGTGAATCTGCAGAGCGGAAGCCTATAA
- a CDS encoding diadenylate cyclase, which produces MPLAHYLNAIRFCLLKSETAEAAIGELVDLLCETRPNLNASTVLEAVLVREHDVGTNISSWLAVPHARLPDFGHPQITVGLCRQGLAWGASSECSVQLVVLLIGDEADRHDFLSVLAMLARTLQHRTIPPSLLSAENGEELYRALLQCASSDEDGVDSDGQAASEAVYESACSMAEKTGAGCLLVIADQPSGLDFAANHPAPCQTLLVTNPRHQINSPDLPFDHLFEIPLHGILPRHALDFALLLLISRNRLTLDDTIVCLYGSSGAARLDTIRLLNAGEDLRVPLTLREELVSGIIDFQVLLRIFTLASELAHEGREGKPIGTLFVVGDYEQVQHQCHQMVINPFKGYSDHEKNILDPSLAETIKEFAHIDGAFVIRGDGVIMSAGSFIRAEVMGEQLQGGLGARHTAGQAITACTNALSLVLSESTGTLTLYKNGSSMLSLKRGS; this is translated from the coding sequence ATGCCACTAGCCCATTATCTGAATGCCATACGGTTTTGCCTGCTTAAAAGTGAAACGGCGGAAGCGGCCATCGGGGAGCTGGTCGACCTGCTCTGTGAAACGCGGCCGAACCTTAATGCCTCAACCGTATTGGAGGCGGTGCTCGTTCGGGAACATGACGTCGGCACAAATATCAGCAGCTGGCTGGCGGTGCCGCATGCGCGTCTTCCGGACTTTGGACATCCTCAGATTACGGTGGGTCTCTGCCGACAGGGCCTGGCTTGGGGGGCGTCCAGCGAATGCTCGGTTCAGCTGGTGGTTCTGCTGATCGGCGATGAAGCCGACCGGCACGATTTTCTATCGGTCCTCGCCATGCTGGCCCGGACTTTACAGCACCGGACCATTCCGCCGTCGCTACTGTCGGCCGAAAACGGGGAGGAATTATACCGGGCGCTGCTTCAATGTGCGTCATCGGATGAGGACGGGGTGGATTCTGATGGGCAGGCTGCATCGGAAGCGGTCTATGAATCCGCCTGCAGCATGGCGGAAAAAACCGGGGCCGGCTGCCTGCTGGTGATTGCTGATCAGCCGTCCGGGCTGGATTTTGCTGCAAACCATCCGGCTCCTTGTCAGACCTTGCTGGTCACCAATCCGAGGCATCAGATCAATAGTCCCGACCTTCCGTTTGATCATTTGTTTGAAATACCGCTTCACGGTATCCTTCCTCGTCACGCTCTGGATTTTGCCCTGCTGCTGCTTATTTCAAGAAACCGGTTAACGCTCGATGATACCATTGTCTGTTTATACGGAAGTTCCGGAGCTGCCCGGCTGGATACCATTCGTCTGCTGAATGCCGGTGAAGATCTTCGTGTCCCGCTCACATTGCGCGAAGAACTGGTCTCCGGCATCATCGATTTTCAGGTGCTGCTGCGTATTTTCACGCTGGCTTCGGAGCTCGCGCATGAGGGCCGGGAAGGGAAACCGATCGGAACCCTGTTTGTGGTCGGTGATTATGAACAGGTGCAGCATCAATGCCATCAGATGGTCATCAATCCCTTCAAGGGCTACAGTGATCACGAAAAAAATATTCTCGATCCGAGCCTTGCTGAAACCATTAAGGAATTTGCACATATCGACGGGGCTTTTGTCATTCGCGGCGACGGCGTCATTATGTCGGCCGGCAGTTTTATCCGGGCCGAAGTGATGGGGGAACAACTGCAGGGCGGCCTCGGGGCGCGGCATACCGCCGGGCAGGCGATCACCGCCTGCACGAATGCTCTTTCGCTGGTGCTTTCGGAATCCACCGGCACCCTCACGCTCTATAAAAACGGCAGCTCCATGCTTTCGCTGAAACGTGGAAGCTGA